In Euphorbia lathyris chromosome 10, ddEupLath1.1, whole genome shotgun sequence, a single genomic region encodes these proteins:
- the LOC136209145 gene encoding glutamate decarboxylase 4-like — MVLSKISSQSDVSIHSTFASRYVRESLPRYRMPENSIPKEAAFQIINDELMLDGKPRLNLASFVTTWMEPECDKLIMDAMNKNYVDMDEYPVTTELQNRCVNMIAHLFNAPLGESEAAVGVGTVGSSEAIMLAGLAFKRKWQNKRKAQGKPYNNPNIVTGANVQVCWEKFARYFEVELKEVKLTEGYYVMDPQKAVEMVDENTICVAAILGSTLNGEFEDVKLLNDLLLQKNMLTGWDTPIHVDAASGGFIAPFLWPELEWDFRLPLVKSINVSGHKYGLVYAGVGWNIWRSKEDLPDELIFHINYLGTDQPTFTLNFSKGSSQIIAQYYQLIRLGHEGYRNVMENCHENAMVLKQGLEKTERFNIVSKDIGVPLVAFSLKDNTSHTEFEISDLLRRFGWIVPAYTMPADAQHITVLRVVIREDFSRTLAERLVLDITKVLHDLDALPAKINANVLKKTAIQTQREITTYWRQFVINNKSNKNTIC, encoded by the exons ATGGTGCTATCAAAAATTTCTTCACAGTCTGATGTCTCTATTCATTCCACCTTTGCCTCTCGCTATGTACGAGAATCACTCCCAAG GTATAGGATGCCGGAGAACTCGATACCAAAGGAGGCAGCTTTTCAGATCATAAACGATGAGCTGATGCTAGATGGAAAGCCAAGGCTGAACTTGGCTTCCTTTGTTACAACTTGGATGGAGCCTGAATGTGATAAACTTATTATGGATGCTATGAACAAAAATTATGTTGACATGGATGAATACCCTGTTACCACTGAGCTTCAGAATCGGTGTGTCAACATGATAGCTCATCTATTCAATGCTCCATTGGGAGAATCAGAGGCTGCTGTGGGAGTAGGAACGGTTGGATCATCCGAGGCCATAATGCTTGCTGGCCTTGCTTTCAAGCGAAAGTGGCAGAACAAGCGCAAAGCTCAAGGCAAACCATATAACAACCCCAACATTGTCACTGGTGCTAATGTTCAGGTCTGCTGGGAGAAATTCGCTAGGTATTTTGAGGTTGAACTCAAGGAGGTCAAGCTAACTGAAGGCTACTATGTTATGGACCCTCAAAAGGCTGTtgaaatggttgatgaaaataCTATTTGTGTAGCTGCCATTTTGGGTTCTACCCTTAATGGAGAATTTGAAGATGTTAAGCTTTTGAATGATCTCTTGCTTCAGAAGAACATGCTCACTGGCTGGGATACTCCTATTCATGTGGATGCAGCAAGTGGTGGATTTATTGCTCCTTTTTTGTGGCCTGAGCTTGAATGGGACTTCAGGCTTCCATTGGTCAAAAGCATCAATGTTAGTGGCCACAAATATGGTCTTGTCTATGCTGGTGTTGGATGGAATATTTGGAGGAGCAAAGAGGATTTGCCTGATGAACTCATCTTCCACATTAACTATCTTGGAACTGATCAACCCACTTTCACTCTGAATTTCTCGAAAGGATCTAGCCAGATCATAGCTCAGTATTATCAACTGATTCGTCTGGGCCATGAAGGATACAGAAATGTGATGGAAAATTGCCATGAGAATGCAATGGTCCTAAAACAAGGCCTAGAAAAAACAGAAAGGTTCAACATAGTGTCAAAGGACATAGGTGTACCACTGGTGGCATTTTCACTAAAAGATAACACCAGCCATACTGAATTTGAGATATCTGATCTGCTAAGGCGATTCGGCTGGATTGTGCCAGCTTATACAATGCCAGCAGATGCTCAGCATATCACAGTGCTCAGGGTTGTCATAAGGGAGGATTTTTCCCGTACTCTGGCGGAGCGACTCGTGCTTGATATCACAAAAGTGTTGCATGACTTAGATGCTCTCCCTGCTAAAATCAATGCTAATGTGCTCAAGAAAACTGCCATTCAGACACAGAGGGAAATCACTACTTACTGGAGACAATTTGTCATCAACAACAAATCTAACAAGAATACTATTtgttaa